A genomic window from Candidatus Rokuibacteriota bacterium includes:
- a CDS encoding FkbM family methyltransferase gives MAILCNPHNPMHRVPYWFGVLFERPLDALLRRVLRPGDTVIDAGANFGHITMLSAALVQPHGTVHAFEPHPLLAQLLRDHAAKQPRVGRIQVWQKALSDHSGVTTLRVNPDWLGGSTIRPDPNKDSRTGTFVEEYEVEVVNADDLPLSPTTGGKIIVKIDVEGHEPAVIHGMTNLLASTAAVVVEVTPAWIGGASGVASLLNHLREFGLEPWEMESVIEERLRRSTLAAVMEREQTNLLFARPGLVATYFMDAGGP, from the coding sequence GTGGCCATCCTCTGCAATCCGCACAACCCGATGCACCGGGTGCCATACTGGTTCGGCGTCCTCTTCGAGCGGCCGCTGGACGCGCTCCTGCGTCGTGTGCTTCGCCCTGGCGACACCGTAATCGACGCCGGCGCGAACTTCGGGCACATAACCATGCTCTCGGCCGCGCTCGTTCAGCCGCATGGGACCGTCCACGCCTTCGAGCCTCACCCTCTGCTTGCACAACTGCTTCGCGACCACGCCGCCAAACAGCCCCGCGTCGGGCGGATCCAGGTTTGGCAGAAGGCGCTGAGCGACCACTCTGGCGTCACAACCTTACGCGTCAATCCAGACTGGCTTGGTGGAAGCACCATACGGCCGGACCCGAACAAGGATAGCCGGACCGGGACCTTTGTGGAGGAATACGAGGTCGAGGTTGTCAATGCGGATGATCTCCCCCTCTCCCCAACAACCGGCGGAAAGATCATCGTCAAGATCGACGTGGAAGGGCACGAGCCTGCCGTCATCCACGGGATGACCAACCTTCTCGCCAGCACCGCCGCGGTGGTCGTCGAGGTGACACCCGCGTGGATCGGGGGTGCCTCGGGTGTCGCCTCACTGCTGAACCATCTCCGTGAATTCGGCCTCGAGCCCTGGGAGATGGAATCGGTGATCGAAGAACGGCTTCGCCGCTCAACTCTCGCTGCGGTCATGGAACGGGAGCAGACCAATCTTCTTTTTGCCCGCCCGGGACTCGTGGCCACCTATTTTATGGACGCTGGAGGGCCGTGA
- a CDS encoding transposase: MHTLRNLERKAPNRAFDDLRGDFHRIVYAANGDAARAAYTMFERTWANRCPGVVRSLQEGNDELLTFFRSPTAQWTTLRTTNVIERLNEKFRRRVKAQGSPPTEDAALILLFGLVAIGQITPRKIDGYTRIAAVISRRMQLAA; this comes from the coding sequence TTGCACACGCTGCGCAACCTCGAGCGGAAGGCGCCGAACCGCGCGTTCGATGACCTCCGAGGGGACTTTCATCGCATCGTGTACGCGGCGAACGGCGACGCGGCGCGGGCCGCCTACACGATGTTTGAACGCACGTGGGCCAACCGCTGCCCGGGCGTCGTGCGCAGTCTCCAGGAGGGGAACGACGAGCTGCTCACCTTCTTCCGCTCCCCCACGGCGCAGTGGACGACGCTGCGCACTACCAACGTCATCGAGCGGCTCAACGAAAAGTTCCGCCGGCGCGTGAAGGCGCAAGGCTCCCCGCCGACCGAGGACGCGGCGCTGATCCTGCTCTTCGGCCTCGTCGCGATCGGGCAGATCACGCCCCGCAAGATCGACGGCTACACGAGGATCGCGGCGGTCATCAGCAGGCGAATGCAGCTAGCGGCATGA
- a CDS encoding tyrosine-type recombinase/integrase, giving the protein MGRPSRVRVTGPLERYAGGFRRELARQGYTLHSASNQLQLMAHANRWLASRGLVVGELTPVRVEEFLAARRAAGYTRWLSTKAMVPVLEYLRGLDVVPTPSPDVPATPVEKLVEHYRTYLVRERGLAVGTVVSYLHVAGLFFSTRSPEGALDPERLTAAEVTDFVLAECAARKVGSAKYVVCGLRSLLRFLYVAGHTQRQLAAAVPTVAGWRLAGLPTAFGRQEVARLLASCDRRRTFGRRAVAVLGLLTRLGLRAGEVAALELPDIDWRRGEVVIRGKGRRQERLPLPVDVGEAMVGWLRKGRPHCECTTVFTRVRAPHRGLTSGGVSAIVRAACARAGLPEVNAHRLRHTAATEMLRAGAGLAEVGQVLRHASVLTTSIYAKVDRTALRSLAQPWPGSAA; this is encoded by the coding sequence ATGGGCAGACCGTCTCGTGTTCGGGTCACTGGACCGTTGGAGCGGTACGCAGGCGGGTTCCGAAGGGAGCTCGCCCGACAGGGCTACACGCTGCACTCGGCCAGCAACCAGCTCCAGCTCATGGCGCATGCGAACCGCTGGCTCGCGAGCCGCGGGCTGGTGGTCGGCGAGCTGACACCGGTTCGGGTCGAGGAGTTCCTCGCGGCGCGCCGCGCCGCGGGCTACACGCGGTGGCTGTCGACCAAGGCGATGGTGCCGGTCCTTGAGTACCTGCGAGGCCTCGACGTGGTCCCGACGCCGAGCCCGGATGTCCCAGCCACACCGGTCGAGAAACTGGTGGAGCACTACCGGACCTACCTGGTGCGCGAACGGGGGCTGGCGGTGGGCACCGTGGTGAGCTACCTGCATGTGGCCGGATTGTTCTTCTCCACCCGCTCCCCCGAGGGCGCGCTCGACCCGGAGCGCCTCACCGCCGCTGAGGTGACCGACTTCGTGCTCGCCGAGTGCGCCGCACGCAAGGTCGGCTCGGCCAAGTACGTCGTGTGCGGGCTGCGGTCGCTGCTGCGCTTCCTCTACGTGGCGGGCCACACGCAGCGCCAGCTCGCGGCGGCGGTGCCCACGGTGGCGGGCTGGCGCCTGGCTGGTCTGCCCACGGCGTTCGGCCGCCAGGAGGTCGCCCGCTTGTTGGCGAGCTGCGACCGGCGTCGCACCTTCGGCCGGCGCGCCGTCGCGGTGCTGGGCCTGCTGACACGCCTGGGGCTGCGTGCCGGGGAGGTGGCGGCGCTGGAGCTGCCCGACATCGACTGGCGCCGCGGCGAGGTCGTCATCCGCGGCAAGGGCCGCCGCCAGGAACGGCTACCGCTGCCCGTCGACGTCGGAGAAGCAATGGTCGGCTGGCTACGCAAGGGTCGACCACACTGCGAGTGCACCACGGTCTTCACCCGGGTTCGGGCACCGCACCGGGGCCTGACCAGCGGCGGCGTGTCAGCGATCGTGCGGGCCGCATGCGCGAGAGCCGGCCTGCCGGAGGTGAACGCTCACCGTCTCCGGCACACCGCGGCGACCGAGATGCTGCGCGCCGGCGCGGGACTGGCTGAGGTCGGCCAAGTCCTGCGCCACGCCAGCGTGTTGACCACGAGCATCTACGCCAAGGTCGACCGGACGGCGTTGCGTTCGTTGGCCCAGCCGTGGCCGGGGAGCGCGGCATGA
- a CDS encoding tyrosine-type recombinase/integrase: MSALRRDLDDYLVIRRALGFKLARAGLLLADFVAHLEANEADTITTDAALAWATRPPNGASNWWAQRLAVVRSFARHLHAIDPTHEVPPPGLLPGRSHRATPYLYSDRDIAALMAAARGLRAPLRAATFETLVGLLAVTGLRIGEALRLDRDDVDLVDGVLVIRLSKFGKSREVPLHPSTVDALAAYTRERDRLCRRPVDRAFFVSTAGTRLLYCNAHLAWLDLVRRAGLQPRSATCRPRPHDLRHSFAVRTLLGWYPDGADVHARMPLLSTYLGHVHPGNTYWYLSAAPELLTLVVARLDATVGAPA; this comes from the coding sequence ATGAGCGCGCTCCGTCGGGATCTGGACGACTACCTCGTGATCCGCCGGGCGCTTGGTTTCAAGCTCGCGCGCGCCGGGCTCCTGCTTGCCGACTTCGTCGCCCATCTGGAGGCGAACGAGGCCGACACGATCACCACCGACGCGGCGCTCGCGTGGGCGACCCGTCCCCCCAACGGCGCGTCGAACTGGTGGGCGCAGCGGCTGGCGGTGGTGCGGAGCTTCGCCCGTCACCTCCACGCCATCGACCCCACCCACGAGGTGCCCCCGCCCGGCCTGCTGCCGGGCCGGAGCCATCGGGCCACACCCTACCTGTACTCCGACCGCGACATCGCCGCGCTGATGGCCGCCGCCCGGGGGTTGCGCGCACCGCTACGGGCGGCCACCTTCGAGACCCTGGTGGGGCTACTGGCGGTGACTGGTCTTCGCATCGGCGAGGCCCTTCGGCTCGACCGCGATGACGTCGACCTCGTCGACGGTGTCCTGGTGATCCGCCTCTCCAAGTTCGGCAAGTCGCGCGAGGTCCCCCTGCATCCGAGCACCGTCGACGCGCTCGCCGCCTACACCCGCGAACGTGATCGGCTCTGTCGCCGCCCAGTCGACCGGGCGTTCTTCGTGTCCACCGCCGGCACCCGGCTCCTCTACTGCAACGCGCACCTCGCCTGGCTCGACCTGGTCCGCCGAGCCGGACTCCAGCCACGCTCGGCGACGTGCCGACCCCGGCCGCACGATCTGCGCCACAGCTTCGCGGTGCGCACCCTGCTCGGCTGGTATCCAGACGGCGCCGACGTGCACGCCCGCATGCCGCTGCTGTCCACCTACCTCGGCCACGTCCACCCCGGCAACACGTACTGGTATCTCTCCGCCGCCCCCGAGTTGCTCACCCTCGTCGTGGCTCGCCTCGACGCCACCGTCGGAGCACCGGCATGA